From the Prunus dulcis chromosome 4, ALMONDv2, whole genome shotgun sequence genome, one window contains:
- the LOC117624417 gene encoding ras-related protein RABA5a gives MAFYSEEEKTEDYLFKIVLIGDSAVGKSNLLARFARDEFYPNSKSTIGVEFQTQKMDINGKEIKAQIWDTAGQERFRAVTSAYYRGAVGALLVYDISRRQTFDSIGRWLNELHTHSDMNVVTILIGNKSDLKDAREVPTSEGKALAEAQGLFFMETSALDSSNVVAAFQMVVKEIYNILSRKVMISQELKKQDPSWVGNGKTVVLQGDGNQEDAAAEPKKGGCCSS, from the exons ATGGCTTTTTATTCGGAGGAGGAAAAGACTGAGGATTATCTGTTCAAGATTGTTTTAATTGGTGATTCAGCGGTCGGAAAATCTAATTTGCTTGCAAGATTTGCTAGAGATGAGTTCTACCCAAATTCAAAGTCAACTATAGGAGTAGAGTTCCAAACCCAAAAGATGGATATCAATGGTAAAGAAATCAAAGCACAGATCTGGGATACAGCTGGTCAAGAGCGGTTCAGGGCTGTTACATCCGCATATTATAGAGGTGCTGTTGGAGCTCTTTTGGTGTATGATATCAGTAGACGCCAGACATTTGATAGCATTGGCAGATGGCTTAATGAACTCCACA CTCACTCCGACATGAATGTAGTTACAATACTTATTGGTAACAAGTCTGATCTCAAGGATGCCAGGGAGGTACCTACTTCTGAAGGCAAGGCGTTGGCAGAAGCACAGGGTTTGTTTTTCATGGAAACATCTGCTCTTGATTCATCCAACGTTGTCGCCGCCTTTCAGATGGTTGTGAAAGAGATCTACAACATACTAAGCCGAAAAGTTATGATATCTCAGGAGCTCAAGAAACAGGACCCTAGCTGGGTGGGGAATGGGAAGACGGTAGTTTTACAGGGAGATGGGAACCAAGAAGACGCAGCTGCTGAGCCTAAAAAAGGTGGGTGCTGCTCATCTTAG
- the LOC117626753 gene encoding inositol transporter 4-like encodes MEGGHPPARKTEFTECWRTTWKTPYIMRLALSAGIGGLLFGYDTGVISGALLYIREDFPEVDKKTWLQETIVSMAIAGAIFGAAIGGWMNDAFGRKKSILAADFVFFIGAIVMAVAPAPWVIIIGRILVGLGVGMASMTSPLYISEASPARIRGALVSTNGFLITGGQFLSYLINLAFTRAPGTWRWMFGVAGVPALVQFVLMLSLPESPRWLYRQNKGDEARAILEKIYPAEEVEAEMKALHESVQAEKAEEGDAGDGMITKVKGALSNPVVRRGLYAGITVQVAQQFVGINTVMYYSPTIVQFAGFASNQTALALSLITSGLNVVGTVISMCFVDRYGRRRLMIVSMIGIITCLVVLSGVFFQAASHAPHISNLESTHFGKNSTCSAYGSASNPGSWNCMTCLKADCGFCANKVNYAPGACLALNDDIRSSCRQEHRVWYSNGCPSKVGFFAVILLGLYIIIYAPGMGTVPWIVNSEIYPLRYRGTCGGMAAVANWSANLIVSETFLTLTHALGSAGTFLLFAGISVFGLVAIYLLVPETKGMQFEEVEKLLQKGFRPKPFSSKEKQSKNVESS; translated from the exons ATGGAGGGAGGACACCCGCCCGCTAGGAAGACAGAGTTCACAGAGTGTTGGAGGACAACATGGAAGACGCCTTACATTATGCGTCTTGCTCTCTCTGCTGGCATTGGAGGCCTCCTTTTCGGATACGATACAG GTGTGATTTCTGGGGCTTTACTATACATTCGTGAGGACTTTCCCGAGGTTGACAAGAAAACATGGCTGCAG GAAACCATAGTGAGTATGGCTATTGCAGGGGCCATCTTTGGTGCTGCAATTGGTGGATGGATGAACGACGCCTTTGGCCGGAAGAAGTCAATTCTAGCTGCAGACTTTGTGTTCTTCATTGGTGCAATAGTTATGGCTGTCGCTCCAGCTCCGTGGGTGATCATAATTGGGAGAATTCTGGTTGGCTTGGGAGTTGGAATGGCTTCCATGACCTCACCGCTCTACATATCAGAAGCCTCTCCTGCTAGAATCAGAGGAGCTCTAGTCAGTACAAATGGTTTTCTAATTACAGGAGGACAATTCTTGTCCTACCTCATCAATCTCGCCTTCACCAGG GCTCCTGGAACCTGGCGCTGGATGTTTGGTGTAGCAGGAGTTCCTGCTTTGGTTCAATTTGTACTGATGTTGTCACTTCCAGAGTCTCCCCGATGGCTCTACAGACAG AATAAGGGAGATGAGGCGAGGGCCATCTTAGAGAAAATTTATCCTGCCGAAGAGGTTGAGGCCGAAATGAAAGCCTTGCATGAATCTGTCCAAGCTGAAAAGGCTGAGGAAGGAGATGCTGGGGATGGCATGATAACAAAAGTAAAGGGTGCTTTGAGCAACCCTGTGGTTCGAAGAGGACTGTACGCAGGCATTACTGTTCAAGTGGCTCAGCAATTTGTGGGTATTAATACAGTTATGTATTACAGCCCAACAATCGTTCAGTTTGCTGGATTTGCATCGAACCAGACGGCTTTAGCACTCTCTCTTATCACTTCTGGCCTCAACGTGGTTGGCACCGTTATCAGCATGTGCTTTGTGGATAGATATGGGAGGAGAAGGCTGATGATTGTTTCTATGATTGGGATTATCACTTGCCTGGTGGTGTTATCTGGAGTGTTTTTCCAGGCAGCATCTCATGCTCCACATATTAGTAACTTGGAATCCACTCACTTTGGTAAAAACTCTACATGTTCAGCTTATGGGTCTGCTTCTAATCCTGGATCATGGAACTGCATGACATGTTTGAAAGCAGACTGTGGTTTCTGTGCTAACAAAGTCAAT TATGCCCCGGGAGCTTGCTTGGCTCTTAACGATGATATCAGGAGTTCGTGTCGCCAAGAACATCGTGTATGGTACAGCAACGGTTGTCCAAGCAAAGTTGGGTTCTTTGCAGTGATTCTATTGGGATTGTATATCATTATCTATGCACCAGGAATGGGAACTGTACCCTGGATTGTCAACTCAGAAATATACCCACTGAGATACAGAGGCACATGTGGAGGAATGGCTGCAGTTGCAAATTGGAGTGCCAATCTCATTGTGAGTGAGACCTTCTTGACCCTGACTCATGCTCTGGGTTCTGCTGGCACCTTCCTCCTCTTTGCTGGCATTTCTGTCTTTGGACTTGTAGCCATTTACTTGCTGGTTCCTGAAACCAAAGGGATGCAATTTGAGGAGGTTGAGAAGTTGCTTCAGAAAGGCTTTAGACCCAAGCCATTTTCTTCAAAGgaaaagcaaagcaagaaTGTTGAATCTTCTTGA